attactgtctgctgagccctgtatctaatcctcctacactgtgcagtcgctcagaaaatggcggcacacagtgtaggagttttgaatacattcaaacccctccctctcatggcactagccagaagaagggagggggggattgtgtgaggacactagagagagtgtgtccaccccaaatttgcagcataaatcaatgaggttgctttaccacattgaccatgctgcaattttgggaactgctccctctagtggccagcacatggaaatgttataaattagaatctaatttataagatttcctgatttgtgaaaaaataaaaaaaattaaaacaatgtgtaatcacttaaataataattgtttaactgaaaaaaataaaataaaatttctagcgacaaatTCCCTTTAAGTTTGGATTCTGTCCCCACTCatgttttgagcttttttttcATGTGATTTTTAAGATTGTTTATAGCCTACAACAATGTTATTGTGAAACATATATAGACTTGTGTGTATTTGGGGGTTTATATTGAATTTTCGTCTTTGGCAGTGGCCCTAGAGAGCTAGTTACAGCTTTTTGGATATGATGGTTGGAGGAATCCTTCTCTTATAGGTTTAATACTATTAGGCATATGCCTTTGTCAGGCCCCGGCTGAAATGAAAAGTTATCGGCACCCCATGATTTGCAGGGTGCGGATAAACTCACAGAAGGATCCACCTCACTCTGTCACactccttagatgccacagttgcTGTAGTCCACAGAATCCAAAGGGTTAACAGAGCCAATCGGTGTGCCCGTATTTGCGGCAGGGAGTAAGTGGGGTAAAGGAGAGGGAGCCTCAGAACTGTTTTGTGTGGGGGCACCAACGGATACCAATTCATATCCTTATGGAATGTAGCCCTTTCCATAGGGCGTgaaatggcatcactgtgatgggaAGGAATTAATGTGCGCTAGTAGGTTGGAACTGGCCATAACCACTAAGATAACTACATAGAATTGACATCATCTCATGTCTATGGGAAGAGCCTGACTGTCTCATGTCGTCTCCCATAGGGGGAAACAGTGATTGGACAGGTAGGATTTAAACCTGTCCAATCCTTTATTTTCCTTGAGAGAAGTGGCATTAAAGGTGTCTGGTAGACGATCATTTCCCTCCATAGAAACGGGTTCTACTAAACTGGGGTAGACTATAGATTAATTTACTAAAAGAACACCGGATAAGGTTTTTGCAGAAGTGCTAAAAGTTCCATTATATATTTAACAAGGCCTAAGATAGAATTTCTTCAGTACTTATGTAAATGTTACACTCAGAGAATTATTGAATAACAGTGGTGTAACTTTACGGGGTTTCGGGGGTTGCAGTTGTAATAGGGCACTGGTGGGCGGTCCATCAGCCCCTCTGTCACATAAGATGAAAGCTGTATAACATGTGACAGTTAAGGGCTCTGTTACTGATTTTGCATAGGGGACCCAAGAGCCTCTTTTGATATGTGCCTTAAGCTGTAACCAATCAAATTCCAGCAGTGTTTCTGTTTTATGTAGTGAAGTTGTATGATAAATCACTAACTAGACTAGATAGTGACTTTTGTAGAGAAGTGCAGTAAATCATATTATGTATTATTTTCTTCAGTCTAGTTAACGAGGACCTGTCACTACCTCCTTCAAAGTGACTTATTATACTCACGTAATTGACGCTGGGTCTGTGAGTCTTTGCGGTGTATTTCTGTGTGCCCCCCGTTTCCGAGATAGTCTCCCCTTTTATTTCTAAAACAATATGTAAATGAaccgctggctagccaagtgggtttggccaCCAGCAATTCTCAGTGGGCGGTGCTATCAGCCTGTGACGCTCACCTTTCAGCGTGAGGCTGTTTCCATCACACGTTCTTCTCAGATCATCCCAGGAGTGTTGGAGGCGGCAGAGGACAGCAGGATACTCGTCAGAGAGGACATTAGAGCAGAGTGCAGGACGTGGGTAGCAGGACGCATCAGCGACGGTAAGTATGATAGGTCAGTGTAGCAGGCTCTCTGATAGCTCCACCCACGGAGAATCGCTGGCgtccaaacccacttggctagccagcagTTCATTTACATATTGTTTTAGAAATAAAGAGGGGAGAATATCTTGGAAACACAGAACTACACCGCAAAGACCGCTGGACTCACAGACACAGCGACAATTACGTTAGTAtaataactcactttgtaggaggtagtgacaggttctctttaaggcttcgttcacatctgcgtcagggtcccattctgacgttccgccgGAGCTTCCCGGTACTACggtattgatttagtcaaaaagacggaaccctttcacaactgagacaaactgaaaccattggcaccggattagtcaccattgaaatcataggtttccgtttgtttcagtcagggtccccttCTGATAGGAAGCTCAGACGGTCAGGACGGTaccctgacgtagatgtgaacgaagccttatacatCCATATGCAAAGTGAATTAACATAGAATACCATAAGAGATAATGCACACATCACTCTAGAAGACAGCAAAGTGTGAGTTCTCATTGACCATAACGTTGAACATTGCCAAGGCCGCCATATATGCACTGCCCAGTAAAATCAcaacagaattgtgaatacagcagcATGTATGTGTGGCCAGAAAAGTCTTGCACCATCGCATATTTTAGATATCTGATTATAGTAAAGAAAACTTAGAAGTAACAAATTTATATAATAACATGACCAACTGTGTATACCTGTGCCTTCTTCATCAAAACAGGCAAATGCGTTCCTGATCACATCTTCGGGGTCAGTGCCGTTAAGTTTCTCTCCAAACATAGTCAGGAACATAGTGAAATTAATAGGGCCAGGAGCTTCACTCATCATGGCTTCCAGGTATTCATCGGAAGGGTTCTTACCTAGAAAACCCAAATAGTATAATTTAGACTGAttcacaaatcaaacttttagcaaCACTTTCTGATGCGAATACAtcatcattatattattataattatcaCCCATTGCCTAATGATGTTTATGAGGGATCTTGCTGTTCTGTGAGAAAAGAgaaaatataagggtatgttcacacgcttggcaaaaaacgtctgaaaatacggagctgttttcaatctaAACTTAACCTGattttgagccatgttttaagcaaactcgcgtttttcgctgcgtttatagactctatagagtcaatgaaaaacgactccaaaaatgtctcaagaagcgtcatgcacttctttttacggggcgtcgtcttatgcgccgttttttcaaaacggacgcgtaaaaaaaacagcccgtctgaacagaacactgtttttctcattgaagtcaatgggcagatgtttggaggtgttagcTTCTGATTTTTTCGCCCATTtttcggcctgaaaaacggctgaaaataagccatgtgaacataccctaacacttaaaggggttttctagccttataatttttttcaaaataaactgAATATGGGTTAAAACCTCACTGACATCACCTCTACCATCAGCGATTGGCTATCATCACTGCACCGGAGTACACAAAAACTGGCGGGGGACCATAGAACGGTCAGGCAGAACTTGAAAAGTAAGTACaagtttttttgttattttaacctATATTTAgtttatttaaaatgaaaaaacaacaactggGACTCCAATACCTCTTTAAACGGAACTGTTGAATTAACAGAAATATTAAACAGTGGTGCGGTTTCTGGAAAAATATAATTACAATGGAAAATGGCATCAAAACCTTGAATACTCTGACATTCATTACACTGAAGATCATTAAAATACTGTCACTTTGCTTAAGGATTAAGAAACAGGTCAGCTGTCTACATTCTATCACAGACTGGCAGTGTACGTTGTAATTATGACCATTTATTCACCCTTATGGGTGATATCATTATCATATTTTTCATCTGGCACAAAAATGATCCTCACAATTGTATTAAGCTCATGCAttatttaaaaggggttgtctactaccGGACAACTTCTAACcgatccacagaataggtcatcagtatatggtctaatcagacacccggaccccgcaccgatcagctgctccagtggcctgcgggaaccggatgtcattgcacagtatgcattgTATGGagacggaagcagttggctccgtacattgcatagtggccgtgctgcaatactgcagctcggccggtattccgtgaccggagccaactgcttccggcatggacgtccggtgcccggaggccaccggagcggctgatcTGTGCggtgtccgggtgtcggacccccacagatcatatactgatgacctatccggtggataggtcatcagttgtctggtagtggacaacccctttaatactttatCAATAGCACAGTATTGAATGTATGGGCACTTTATGTTGCTCAACATTATTTCAATGTAAGATTGCCTTTCTATAAATCCCTTAGAGGTGatgttattaacatgtataaatatatgtgtggtcaatacaaggaACTGGCACATGATTTATCTTTTATGtgtaaaagtaaagaaaaagcgttctttacagttagtgtagttaaactatggaatgtcctaccccaataggtagtgatggcagatactatgacaGCATTCATAAGAGGACTAGATGACAAGTGGAATTGAGGGTTATAAATAATTTTGCAATGAATGATGTATAATTGATCttggaaaggttgaacttgatggacatgtgtcttttttcaacctatgtaactacgtAACTATGTAATGATCTACTTACCCATGGAGGCCAACATGTCATGCAGATCTTCCTTATCAATAAAACCATCCCTATTTTGGTCAATCATATTGAAAGCCTCCTTAAATTCCTGAATCTGAGACTGGTCAAACATGGCAAACACATTGGAAGTCGCCCTCTGAGGACGCTTCTTGGTGGTCTTAGCCTTGGTCTTTTTGCTGGACATGTTGGCGATAGGTGGGAGCCTATGGAAAGACAAAATATCAAGGTCAGAGATGTAAGTTTATTTCATATCACTATTTATTGCAAACTCATTTCTTTTTGGACAAGTGTGTGGGTTCTAGCCTATAGACCTTCATATATCTTATCGTGACACAACAGATTTTTCTTAAAggctatttatttttgtattaaaatcaatgtgttatgtgttaagaaaacacagagaaaaaggagtcatacactattagaatatagtttgccaatggcatagaaaaataaattttatttggacaatacaaattacattatagttaaaaaatagactacaaatcagacaACTGTACACCTCCTAAATAGCGTAGGAGAACACAGAGGAACCACTCCTATATAGCACaataaaaggaagaaaaaaacccTTCCAACAGAAGGTAAGGTGTGAACTGTTACTGAGGCAAAGGTAGGTAACAATAAATGGTAATGAAAGCCAGAAACCAAGATACGGTATCTAAGTAGATCGCATCGTAGGTACAAACAGGCTCATAGTAACATTATAAGAAACAAGGTATGAAATAAACATTAGCAGTAACAGCAGTGATGCTTACATGTATACAGAGCCTCGAGTAATAGGCTCAAAAATACCTAAGCCTAAATAGGGCACACAGATCTTCCCAGAGTATAAGTATAGCTATAAGAGATAGATAAATCAATATAGGGCGCAGCAAGTAGCAttactaacccatatggttcctgtGATTTGGTAACTTTCCAAGTGCGGAGGAACCCCTCTATGAGCCTGTTTGTACCTACGATGCGATCTACTTAGATACCGTATCTTGGTTTCTGGCTTTCATTACCATTTATTGTTACCTACCTTTGCCTCAGTAACAGTTCACACCTTACCTTCTGTTGGAAgggtttttttcttccttttattGTGCTATATAGGAGTGGTTCCTCTGAGTTCTCCTATGCTATTTAGGAGGTGTACAGTtgtctgatttgtagtctatttttaaactatatgtaatttgtattgtccaaataaaatttatttttctatgccattagcaaactatatactaatagtgtatgactcctttttctctgtgttttcctaatatattttggagtttctattctgaTACTAGGGAGGTCTAAATCCGCACTCGCTGGTGACCTAACCATTATAACAtttttcctgttg
The genomic region above belongs to Rhinoderma darwinii isolate aRhiDar2 chromosome 13, aRhiDar2.hap1, whole genome shotgun sequence and contains:
- the MYL9 gene encoding myosin regulatory light polypeptide 9, giving the protein MSSKKTKAKTTKKRPQRATSNVFAMFDQSQIQEFKEAFNMIDQNRDGFIDKEDLHDMLASMGKNPSDEYLEAMMSEAPGPINFTMFLTMFGEKLNGTDPEDVIRNAFACFDEEGTGFINEDHLRELLTTMGDRFTDDEVDEMYREAPIDKKGNFNYVEFTRILKHGAKDKDD